GCATACCACGGTTCCCTTCGATGGAGTTGATCAGCGCCGTCTCTTCTCCGCACACAAAAGCACCGGCGCCTTCTTTGATTTTCAGTTTAAAATTGAATCCGCTGTTTAAAATATTGTCACCCAGCAATCCGTACTTTTCCGCATCTGCCAGTGTTTTTCTCAGGCGCCTGATGGCCAGGGGATATTCGGCACGGCAGTAAATATATCCTTCTGAGGCTCCAATGGCATAAGCTGCTATCACCATGCCTTCCACCACCCGGTGAGGATCCCCCTCCAGTATGGCACGATCCATAAAAGCTCCCGGATCACCTTCATCGGCATTGCAAATCAGGTACTTCTTATCGCCTTCGGACTGACGGGCAAATTTCCATTTCATACCCGTTTTGAAACCTCCGCCGCCACGACCCCGGAGACCGGCTTTCAGCGTATCCTCGATCACATCCTCGGGGGACATGTTTTTCAACACGCGGCTGAGTCCCTTGTATCCTCCCCGGACAATGTATTGATCGATATTCTCAGGATCGATGATCCCGCAGTTTTCCAAAACCACTTTCTGCTGGATTTTGAAAAAGGGAATATTGTCGATGACCGGCAGGTTCTCCCAACGCTTTTCACTTTTTTCGTGATACACCCCCAGCACCTTGTCCCGCAACGGTTCATGGTTGATCAGGGTGGTTTCAATCAGGTTGGAAACATCTTTCGGAGTCACCCGGGCATAGCTGAGACGGGGATATCCGGGAAGTTTGATATCCACAATCACCTCTTCTGCGCAGTATCCCACGCACCCGGTGGAAATCAGCTCGGCTTCAATACCGCGTTTTTCCAGCTCTTCCTTAAACGTGTCGTACACACCCTGGGCTCCGTTTGCCAGTCCACAGGTCCCCATTCCCACAATAATCGCCGGTTTGTCCGTCTTTTCCAAAGTCAGGCGGGACTTATACTCCCGGATTTCCTGTGCCGTTTTGGCAGGAAGGGTGATGTCCGGGGACTCATGGATAATATCCATAAAAAGATCGGGGGTGACTTTAAAGTCTGTATGTTTTCGGCTTAGTATGTCAAAAAAATCCTTCATGGAATCTATCCTTTGTCTTTGAATTTTTTAATCAGCTTCTGGATGGATTTGGGGGTGAGTCCGCCGAAATACTCGTCATTGATCACGATGACCGGGGCAATGCTGCAGGCACCGATACAGGCCACGGTTTCAATGGAAAACATTAAATCTTTCGTTGTATCACCGGCCTTGATTCCCAGCTCCGATTCCAGGATCCGTAAAATATCCAGGGAGCCTTTTACATGACAGGCTGTTCCACGGCAGACCCTGATCACATATTTTCCCAG
This window of the Candidatus Neomarinimicrobiota bacterium genome carries:
- the nuoF gene encoding NADH-quinone oxidoreductase subunit NuoF, with amino-acid sequence MKDFFDILSRKHTDFKVTPDLFMDIIHESPDITLPAKTAQEIREYKSRLTLEKTDKPAIIVGMGTCGLANGAQGVYDTFKEELEKRGIEAELISTGCVGYCAEEVIVDIKLPGYPRLSYARVTPKDVSNLIETTLINHEPLRDKVLGVYHEKSEKRWENLPVIDNIPFFKIQQKVVLENCGIIDPENIDQYIVRGGYKGLSRVLKNMSPEDVIEDTLKAGLRGRGGGGFKTGMKWKFARQSEGDKKYLICNADEGDPGAFMDRAILEGDPHRVVEGMVIAAYAIGASEGYIYCRAEYPLAIRRLRKTLADAEKYGLLGDNILNSGFNFKLKIKEGAGAFVCGEETALINSIEGNRGMPRPRPPYPTTEGLWGKPTVINNVETFANVPVIIRRGADWYASIGTATSKGTKIFALSGKVKNVGLVEVPMGTTLRQIVFDVGGGIPDGRRFKAVQIGGPSGGALPESVIDTAIDYENLKEIGAMMGSGGLVVMDETTCMVDLAKYFMTFIMSESCGKCIPCREGTKRLYETLERLTRSYKNENDPEEALLRFQGMVYLERLAKVITTTSLCGLGQTAANPVLSTLHYFRDEYEAHLYERKCPAGVCKELLTYKIDTDKCTGCTLCAIKCPVDAIVGERKKAHYIISDKCTRCGQCMMNCNFNAIYVE
- the nuoE_1 gene encoding NADH-quinone oxidoreductase subunit NuoE; its protein translation is MNNQSIFEAYPRNDASLLIPLLQNIQTEFGYLPEDQLEKVAEHIGIPLSRVYGVATFYNQFRLKPLGKYVIRVCRGTACHVKGSLDILRILESELGIKAGDTTKDLMFSIETVACIGACSIAPVIVINDEYFGGLTPKSIQKLIKKFKDKG